A window of the Desulforapulum autotrophicum HRM2 genome harbors these coding sequences:
- a CDS encoding radical SAM protein: MEQLDRCCGVTFSNSGETREISFVEIETAIIDFLENFTAENLLGRSFFDLVSKGPELSCYNNLLYAAGFKGKSRDFIETLLLQLEKADSTVDNPVSINGVVLPAIVLLPVLEKIIPGEQLITVKDKTQVERLANQVIPPEDTADINQVIETYPVRFSMHTVRQMRVSKSVACQYLPFKEELNSVGHTNTWIGQFHQGLLEQMYQNRVIFLLNMTCPVYCRFCFRKHKDSRNEKNPGVDDVSKAVAHVKNSPAIKEIVITGGDPFINRNNMERAIQELKEIDHVETLRLATRSIAYYPQLFLKDNSRWLNYLKAKNLELMQKGKRIEVATHFIHPDEVSVQSLSIISDLVAGGIGVYVQTPFLEGCNDNGPELVTLFQALRGAGAEIHYIYIPCSPIHGNSVYWSPLSKGIQAGRYLRAHASDRSIPRICTATPIGKMDWNTSGWAVEQDKENPDFIWLRTPYTPDYFNRFAPVANDLEVIRRNDEGTIDVRYMAKIGDESLFMGSRPARIKSGTDRVFDMERYNLSKALLLEHSGLGSSIVRVNSTTLARVHKTRVELDVNFTDADIDYIKSQRDIFDVVLVSKTKDPVQSAARIRQLATTLKEVQHVNSLRIRSLDFVHHPDTYTSGLVETLGRLNCLSVANPLRVEIETWVVCADELTPRQQQITQALYRRGITTYFNVALITGVNDNEDEIQKIAYTSRGFGMQFHHVYLAGLEIQNRMNGENKVKVDDIFDIATRVRREGSGREIPGYIIRTDIGEVDFGISTRFTTDRETVKIELLPYSLDYFKAMDPEFTWPETVCCNDNGIPVTTVPLVKID, translated from the coding sequence ATGGAACAACTTGACCGGTGCTGTGGTGTAACCTTCAGCAATTCAGGTGAAACACGAGAGATTTCTTTTGTTGAAATCGAAACGGCCATCATCGACTTTCTGGAAAACTTCACAGCCGAGAACCTTCTGGGCAGATCTTTTTTTGATCTTGTATCCAAGGGACCAGAACTTTCTTGCTATAATAACCTGCTTTATGCTGCCGGATTTAAGGGCAAAAGCCGGGATTTCATCGAAACCTTGCTCCTACAGCTTGAAAAGGCCGACTCAACCGTTGACAATCCTGTCTCCATCAATGGCGTTGTACTGCCTGCCATTGTTCTTCTGCCTGTTCTTGAAAAAATCATTCCAGGCGAACAGCTCATTACAGTCAAAGATAAAACTCAGGTCGAACGTCTTGCCAACCAGGTCATTCCCCCAGAGGACACAGCTGATATCAATCAGGTCATTGAGACCTACCCTGTGCGGTTCTCCATGCATACGGTTCGCCAGATGCGGGTTTCAAAGAGCGTTGCCTGCCAGTACCTACCCTTTAAGGAGGAACTCAACTCCGTGGGACACACAAACACCTGGATCGGCCAGTTCCACCAGGGGCTGCTCGAACAGATGTACCAGAATCGGGTCATTTTTCTGCTCAACATGACCTGCCCGGTTTACTGCCGATTCTGTTTCAGAAAGCACAAGGACTCAAGAAACGAAAAGAATCCCGGGGTTGACGATGTTTCAAAAGCTGTGGCCCATGTCAAGAATTCACCTGCCATCAAGGAGATCGTCATCACCGGCGGGGATCCCTTTATCAACCGCAACAACATGGAACGGGCCATCCAGGAGTTAAAAGAGATAGACCATGTTGAGACCCTCAGGCTTGCCACCAGATCTATTGCCTACTACCCCCAGCTTTTTTTAAAGGATAACAGCCGATGGCTCAACTACCTGAAAGCGAAAAACCTGGAACTGATGCAGAAGGGCAAGCGCATTGAGGTGGCCACCCATTTTATCCATCCAGATGAGGTATCGGTCCAGAGTCTTTCCATCATCTCCGATCTTGTGGCGGGCGGCATTGGCGTCTATGTCCAGACACCGTTTCTTGAAGGATGCAACGACAATGGACCAGAACTTGTGACCCTGTTCCAGGCATTGAGGGGCGCAGGTGCAGAGATCCACTATATTTACATCCCATGCAGCCCCATCCACGGCAACAGCGTATACTGGTCTCCGCTTTCCAAGGGAATTCAGGCGGGTCGTTACCTCCGGGCCCATGCCTCAGACCGGAGCATTCCCAGAATATGCACGGCAACCCCCATTGGCAAAATGGACTGGAACACCAGCGGCTGGGCCGTTGAACAGGACAAGGAAAATCCCGACTTCATCTGGCTTAGAACCCCCTACACTCCGGATTATTTCAACCGGTTTGCCCCGGTTGCAAACGATCTTGAAGTGATCCGCAGGAACGACGAGGGGACCATTGATGTAAGATACATGGCCAAAATCGGGGATGAATCTCTGTTCATGGGATCCCGCCCTGCCCGGATCAAATCTGGAACAGACAGGGTGTTTGACATGGAAAGATACAATCTTTCAAAAGCCCTGCTCCTTGAGCATTCTGGCCTTGGCTCTTCCATCGTTCGCGTAAATTCAACCACCCTTGCCCGGGTTCATAAAACAAGGGTGGAGCTTGACGTTAACTTCACCGATGCTGACATCGACTACATCAAAAGCCAGCGGGATATCTTTGATGTGGTGCTTGTCTCAAAAACCAAGGATCCAGTCCAGTCCGCCGCCCGGATACGACAACTTGCCACAACCTTGAAAGAAGTCCAGCATGTGAACAGCCTCAGGATAAGATCCCTTGACTTTGTTCATCATCCAGACACCTACACCTCTGGACTTGTGGAAACCCTTGGAAGGCTCAACTGCCTTTCCGTTGCCAATCCGTTGAGGGTAGAAATTGAAACCTGGGTGGTGTGTGCGGACGAACTCACCCCACGACAGCAACAAATAACCCAGGCCCTTTACCGACGAGGAATCACCACCTACTTTAATGTTGCCCTGATCACAGGGGTCAATGACAATGAAGATGAGATTCAGAAAATTGCATACACAAGCCGTGGATTCGGCATGCAGTTCCACCACGTTTATTTGGCAGGTCTGGAGATCCAAAACCGGATGAACGGCGAAAACAAGGTTAAAGTCGACGATATTTTTGATATTGCCACCCGGGTCAGACGGGAAGGCTCCGGACGGGAAATCCCGGGTTATATTATAAGGACAGACATCGGTGAGGTGGATTTTGGTATTTCCACACGATTTACCACGGACAGGGAAACAGTGAAGATAGAGCTTCTGCCCTACTCCCTGGACTACTTCAAGGCCATGGACCCCGAATTCACCTGGCCTGAAACCGTTTGCTGCAATGACAATGGGATTCCGGTGACAACGGTTCCCCTGGTAAAAATCGACTAA
- a CDS encoding ABC transporter ATP-binding protein yields MSKKEKDPAFVKFKGIVKRFGKVTAVQTMDLDIPEGSLVTLLGPSGCGKTTLLRMLAGLESPTEGDIIIKGKRVNDTPIHKRNLGMIFQNYALFPHKTIFDNVAFGLKYRGFPKDEMRTKVIKALEMVRLPGVENRMPSQLSGGQQQRIALARAIVIEPDVLLMDEPLSALDENLREEMRREIDNLQQVLGVTTLFVTHDQREALSMSDKIIVMKDGKKQQEGTPIEVYNNSVNHFVADFLGHSNFLSAVVESNEDEMVKVRLEDKTSFLARSSEPFLAGDKVDIVVRAQKFLLGHRSDYNGEENMNLLFGRISDRSYMGGEVSYYVELPNGQVIHVINLVKRNPFKQGDEVHISVNPENCRLLRARPKA; encoded by the coding sequence ATGTCGAAAAAAGAGAAAGATCCCGCATTTGTGAAGTTCAAGGGAATTGTGAAGCGTTTTGGAAAAGTGACTGCTGTTCAAACCATGGATCTTGATATCCCAGAGGGGTCCCTTGTGACCTTGCTTGGCCCGTCCGGTTGCGGCAAGACAACCCTTTTAAGGATGCTTGCAGGCCTTGAGAGTCCCACCGAAGGCGATATCATTATCAAGGGAAAACGGGTCAATGATACACCCATCCACAAACGAAATCTTGGCATGATTTTCCAGAACTATGCCCTCTTTCCCCACAAGACCATTTTTGACAATGTCGCCTTTGGGCTTAAATACAGAGGATTTCCAAAGGATGAGATGAGAACGAAGGTCATCAAGGCCTTGGAGATGGTGCGGCTTCCCGGGGTGGAAAACCGGATGCCCTCCCAGCTTTCAGGCGGTCAGCAGCAACGTATCGCCCTTGCAAGGGCCATCGTCATTGAGCCGGATGTGCTGCTCATGGACGAACCGCTGTCCGCCCTTGACGAGAATTTAAGGGAAGAGATGCGACGGGAGATCGACAATCTTCAACAGGTCCTGGGGGTGACCACCTTGTTTGTCACCCACGACCAGAGGGAAGCCTTATCCATGTCCGACAAGATCATTGTGATGAAGGACGGGAAAAAGCAGCAGGAGGGTACCCCCATTGAGGTGTACAATAATTCGGTCAACCATTTTGTGGCCGACTTTCTGGGCCATTCCAATTTTTTATCCGCCGTTGTTGAGTCCAATGAGGATGAGATGGTAAAGGTCAGGCTCGAGGACAAGACAAGCTTTTTGGCCAGGTCTTCGGAACCCTTCCTTGCCGGTGACAAGGTGGACATCGTGGTCCGTGCCCAGAAGTTTCTCCTAGGGCATCGGTCTGACTATAATGGTGAAGAGAACATGAACCTTCTCTTTGGTCGCATCAGTGATCGAAGCTACATGGGCGGAGAGGTGAGTTACTATGTGGAGCTTCCCAACGGCCAGGTCATCCATGTGATCAACCTTGTGAAACGAAACCCCTTTAAACAGGGTGATGAGGTTCATATTTCGGTTAACCCGGAAAACTGCCGCCTTTTAAGGGCCAGGCCCAAAGCATAG
- a CDS encoding ABC transporter substrate-binding protein, protein MEKRLKQDLDTVRQAFDEKKISRREFVKYLGMAGAAAGLVGGPFGAIRNAFASKSITFHGWGGTVAEAFVKYAFTPYTKATGVTVVNAAFTGMDAFLTQVKASIPPGGEFNLAHLSAVYDYARYTELGFGVALDEAKIPNLANVMPKMVNTLKDISNGTLSAVPYDIGQTGIAYNTEKISKADAEKLGTKLLWDKNLKGKISSWGADFRTNMWYAALYTGQDPNNITDVNAVWDALREQRKLIKKYWESGAELMSLLANGDIHATTAYSGRVATLQKQGHPIAYMAVPNTYSWMEYIYVLKGTDLNVAQDLLNFMLDPECSIAVAEAQGYPSSLDPTKVPMPEAVQKLPAYDPTGKLDGFLFAKPAYWNSHQVEWSEKWDRVRAGA, encoded by the coding sequence ATGGAAAAAAGGTTAAAGCAAGATCTTGATACGGTTCGTCAGGCATTTGACGAGAAAAAAATTTCACGAAGGGAGTTTGTCAAGTACCTGGGCATGGCAGGCGCTGCAGCAGGGCTTGTTGGCGGCCCCTTTGGTGCGATCAGGAACGCCTTTGCCTCAAAATCCATCACCTTTCACGGCTGGGGCGGAACCGTGGCCGAGGCCTTTGTCAAGTATGCCTTTACTCCCTACACCAAGGCCACGGGCGTGACAGTGGTCAATGCCGCCTTTACAGGCATGGACGCCTTTTTAACCCAGGTTAAGGCCTCTATTCCCCCGGGAGGAGAGTTCAACCTTGCCCATTTGAGTGCCGTATATGATTATGCCCGGTACACGGAGCTGGGATTCGGCGTAGCCCTTGACGAGGCCAAAATTCCAAATCTTGCCAATGTCATGCCCAAAATGGTTAATACCCTCAAGGACATTTCCAATGGCACCCTTTCTGCTGTGCCCTATGATATCGGCCAGACCGGCATTGCCTACAATACGGAAAAAATCTCAAAGGCCGATGCTGAAAAATTAGGAACCAAGCTGTTATGGGACAAGAATCTCAAGGGGAAGATTTCCAGCTGGGGTGCTGATTTCAGGACAAACATGTGGTATGCAGCCCTTTATACCGGTCAGGATCCCAACAATATTACCGATGTCAATGCCGTTTGGGACGCCCTGAGAGAGCAGAGAAAGCTTATTAAAAAGTACTGGGAGTCAGGGGCAGAGCTGATGAGCCTTCTGGCCAATGGTGACATCCATGCCACCACGGCCTATTCCGGACGGGTTGCCACCCTCCAGAAACAGGGACATCCCATTGCCTACATGGCGGTTCCCAATACCTATTCCTGGATGGAGTATATCTACGTGCTCAAGGGGACTGACCTTAATGTGGCCCAGGATTTGCTTAACTTCATGCTGGATCCTGAGTGTTCCATCGCCGTTGCCGAGGCCCAGGGCTATCCATCAAGCCTTGATCCGACCAAGGTTCCCATGCCCGAGGCCGTTCAAAAACTGCCGGCCTATGATCCCACGGGAAAGCTGGACGGCTTTTTGTTTGCCAAGCCTGCCTATTGGAACAGCCACCAGGTCGAGTGGTCTGAAAAATGGGACAGGGTTAGAGCAGGGGCCTGA
- a CDS encoding ABC transporter permease — protein sequence MKIFSGWSLIRGYTLLVYLWMFTPIVAVVLLSFNPQQFGSFPMDGFSLKWYGKLLHNPTILTAFKNSLVLGSLTAVFATAIGIPAAMAFVRYDFWGKEGLNTLLLAPIMIPEVVLGVALLLFIRWLEQPKSFLLLLIGHVVLTLPYVLLVVQARLVGIRREYEEAALSLGANPFQTFMEITFPLLAPAVFAGMLFAFTISFDDVTATLFWATARNQTVPVQIFGMLRNSISPEINALGAVMIVLTVSLPLAAGYLSRKFARGN from the coding sequence ATGAAAATTTTTTCAGGATGGTCCCTGATCCGGGGCTATACGCTGCTTGTTTATTTATGGATGTTTACCCCCATTGTGGCCGTGGTACTTTTGTCGTTCAACCCCCAGCAGTTTGGATCCTTTCCCATGGACGGCTTCAGCCTCAAATGGTATGGAAAGCTGCTCCACAACCCCACCATTTTAACGGCCTTTAAAAATTCCCTGGTGCTGGGTTCACTTACGGCCGTTTTTGCCACAGCCATTGGTATCCCTGCAGCCATGGCCTTTGTACGGTACGATTTCTGGGGCAAGGAGGGCCTCAACACCCTGTTGCTTGCGCCTATCATGATTCCCGAGGTGGTCCTGGGGGTTGCGCTCCTGCTCTTTATCCGGTGGCTTGAGCAGCCCAAGAGTTTTCTGCTGCTGCTCATCGGCCATGTGGTGCTCACCCTTCCCTATGTGCTGCTGGTGGTCCAGGCAAGGCTTGTGGGCATACGAAGAGAGTACGAGGAGGCAGCCCTTTCCCTGGGTGCAAATCCATTCCAGACCTTTATGGAGATAACCTTTCCATTGCTTGCTCCGGCGGTTTTTGCCGGTATGCTATTTGCCTTTACCATCTCGTTTGACGATGTAACGGCGACACTCTTCTGGGCAACGGCTAGAAACCAGACCGTTCCTGTTCAGATTTTCGGGATGCTGAGAAATTCCATCAGTCCTGAAATTAATGCCCTGGGGGCTGTGATGATTGTTCTCACGGTTTCCCTGCCCCTTGCCGCCGGCTATCTTTCCCGGAAATTTGCCAGGGGCAATTAA
- a CDS encoding ABC transporter permease codes for MNNKNWKPWALLSPSLSAVFLLLVVPVCFVVVYSFWLRAPNGSDIPAFQMGNYAKFFADTFYPSLLLRTIRVALETVFICLAMGYVPAYFFYRTESRFKPVLMILIMLPFWISFIIRTLSWINILGDSGLINHLLMKVGIISSPLSMLYNEGAVLMGLLQYLLPFMILNIYVSLDGIDKSLTEAATSLGCTEWQAFREVTLPLSLPGVSAGCLLVFVLTCGTYLPPMILGGPGNEMIANLIFKRIIGTLDWPFGSAISTILLGLLGVIVYTYNRYLGINQIFKSLR; via the coding sequence ATGAACAATAAAAACTGGAAACCCTGGGCCCTTCTTTCGCCATCCCTTTCGGCAGTTTTTCTCCTTCTGGTGGTTCCTGTCTGTTTTGTGGTGGTGTATAGTTTCTGGTTAAGGGCACCCAACGGCAGTGATATCCCAGCATTTCAGATGGGAAATTACGCCAAATTTTTTGCAGATACCTTTTATCCATCGTTGCTGCTACGTACCATCAGGGTTGCCCTTGAGACGGTGTTTATCTGCCTTGCCATGGGGTATGTGCCGGCCTATTTCTTCTACAGGACAGAATCCCGTTTTAAGCCGGTGCTCATGATTCTCATCATGTTGCCCTTCTGGATCAGTTTTATCATAAGAACCCTGAGCTGGATAAATATTCTTGGGGATTCAGGGTTGATCAACCATCTATTGATGAAGGTGGGAATTATTTCATCGCCCCTGTCCATGCTCTACAACGAGGGAGCCGTGCTCATGGGGCTTCTCCAGTATCTGCTTCCGTTCATGATTCTCAATATCTATGTGAGCCTTGACGGGATCGACAAGAGTCTCACCGAGGCTGCCACAAGCCTTGGCTGTACTGAATGGCAGGCCTTCAGGGAGGTGACCCTTCCCTTAAGTCTTCCCGGGGTGTCTGCCGGATGCCTGCTGGTCTTTGTGCTCACCTGCGGCACCTATCTGCCCCCCATGATTCTTGGCGGGCCGGGAAATGAGATGATCGCAAACCTGATTTTCAAGCGCATTATCGGCACCTTGGACTGGCCCTTTGGATCGGCCATATCCACCATTCTTCTCGGTCTTCTCGGGGTGATTGTCTATACCTACAACCGTTATCTTGGCATCAACCAGATATTTAAAAGCCTGAGGTGA
- a CDS encoding amidohydrolase: MTTFVVPDLIFINANVRTQDPDQPVAQAVAVKGRRIVAVGNTQTVKAMAADHTEIIDLGGRLMLPGFTDAHFHYFDWALNNDSIDLSTAASFGEMAEMVRQKAVAAGPGAWVTGNGFNETDWPENKIPDRDDLDRQAPDNPVCIWRCDLHLAVANSKALALAGIDDKTLDPPMGVIARDKNGRVTGVLRELAPNLIKNVIPEPDEKSLLDIMEQGFGFLHSLGITGIHDIRLMGGLDGPASLRAWQRLREENRLNIRCHVSLPGEMTNEAIALGLRTGMGDDLLRIGHLKFFADGGMGARTAWMNDAYLDAECGMPLTPVEELDDKIQRADKAGLSVMVHAIGTRANREIVAIFKRIHDLEQSAVRVPHRIEHLQMVEPEDMDLLATLGNVIVSCQPNNLSLDISMIEQSVGERSGFTYPLKRVLDKKIPLILSSDAPVCNPKPVCGIFSAVNRTRMNRTPVGGWHMEHALTVDEAVRGYTITPAVAACQDDSLGSVTVGKFADLIVLDQNLYGMDPLDIADVKVDMTVFNGKIVHNRGKSKN; this comes from the coding sequence ATGACCACGTTCGTTGTCCCTGATCTTATTTTCATTAATGCAAATGTCAGAACCCAGGACCCTGACCAACCCGTTGCCCAGGCCGTTGCCGTAAAGGGCCGGAGAATTGTTGCGGTGGGAAACACCCAAACCGTAAAGGCCATGGCCGCTGACCATACAGAAATCATCGACCTTGGCGGACGCCTCATGCTGCCCGGGTTCACAGATGCCCATTTCCACTATTTTGACTGGGCCCTGAACAACGATAGTATTGATCTTTCCACGGCCGCCTCGTTTGGGGAGATGGCCGAGATGGTCCGTCAAAAGGCTGTTGCAGCAGGTCCCGGGGCGTGGGTGACCGGTAATGGATTCAACGAAACCGACTGGCCGGAAAACAAGATCCCCGACCGGGACGATCTTGACCGCCAGGCGCCGGATAATCCCGTATGTATCTGGCGGTGTGATCTTCACTTGGCCGTTGCCAACTCCAAGGCCCTTGCCCTTGCCGGAATTGATGACAAAACCCTGGATCCCCCCATGGGAGTGATTGCCCGGGACAAAAATGGTCGGGTCACCGGGGTACTCCGGGAGCTTGCCCCGAATTTAATTAAAAATGTCATTCCTGAACCCGATGAAAAAAGCCTGCTTGACATCATGGAACAGGGGTTTGGGTTTCTTCATTCCCTCGGTATTACCGGTATCCACGACATCAGACTCATGGGCGGTCTTGACGGACCTGCGTCATTAAGGGCCTGGCAGCGCCTCAGGGAGGAAAACCGCCTCAACATCCGGTGCCATGTGTCCCTGCCCGGTGAGATGACCAATGAGGCCATTGCACTTGGGCTGCGAACGGGCATGGGGGATGATCTTTTACGCATCGGCCATCTCAAGTTTTTTGCCGACGGTGGAATGGGTGCCCGGACTGCATGGATGAACGATGCCTATCTTGATGCTGAATGCGGCATGCCCCTTACCCCGGTTGAGGAGCTGGATGACAAGATTCAACGGGCAGACAAAGCAGGTCTTAGCGTCATGGTTCATGCCATCGGCACCCGTGCTAACCGGGAGATCGTGGCCATATTCAAGCGCATCCACGACCTGGAACAATCGGCCGTACGGGTTCCCCACAGAATAGAACATTTGCAGATGGTTGAGCCGGAAGATATGGACCTGCTTGCCACCCTGGGTAACGTGATTGTCTCCTGTCAGCCAAACAACCTGAGTCTTGACATCTCCATGATTGAGCAGTCCGTGGGGGAAAGAAGTGGTTTCACCTACCCCCTCAAGCGAGTTCTTGATAAAAAAATCCCCCTGATTCTCAGCTCAGATGCACCGGTGTGCAACCCAAAACCGGTCTGCGGTATTTTTTCAGCCGTGAACCGTACCCGCATGAACCGGACGCCTGTGGGCGGTTGGCACATGGAGCACGCCTTGACTGTTGACGAGGCCGTAAGGGGGTATACCATTACCCCTGCTGTTGCCGCATGTCAGGATGACAGCCTTGGGAGCGTTACGGTGGGAAAATTTGCCGATCTCATCGTTCTTGATCAGAATCTCTATGGGATGGACCCCCTTGATATTGCCGATGTCAAGGTTGATATGACCGTTTTTAACGGCAAAATCGTCCATAATCGAGGGAAGAGTAAAAATTAA
- a CDS encoding proline racemase family protein — protein MMTAQNIADFKMDTSREIITIDSHTAGESTRLIVGGVGPVAGNTLFEKLVTFKRELDPVRCLLTQEPRGGSGVLAALVTEGVTPGADFGLIYMDAKRYPYLCGHGTIGAVVTLVKTGAIKVAEGENPIIIDTPAGPMTATAIVNGQRLVSVAISMVPAFVHSTGNIVDVPGFGSLSVDLVYAGGFFAMVSSRDTGISLGVENGKRLVDLGMKIIDAANDQLRVFHPERPDVTTVDVAEFYDPDMHETMEGRNIVVYGESHMDRSPCGTGTTAKLALLHHHGRIKPHQTLTNYSPLNTSFEAEIIDLKKVGSFDAVGVQIRGNAHITGVHRFFLDPDDPFQQGFML, from the coding sequence ATGATGACTGCTCAAAATATTGCTGACTTTAAAATGGATACGTCCAGGGAGATTATTACCATCGATTCCCACACTGCTGGCGAATCCACCCGTCTCATTGTCGGTGGTGTGGGCCCGGTTGCCGGCAACACCCTGTTTGAGAAACTTGTGACATTCAAGCGAGAGTTGGACCCTGTTCGCTGTCTTCTCACCCAGGAACCCAGGGGTGGAAGCGGTGTGCTTGCAGCCCTGGTCACTGAAGGGGTAACCCCGGGGGCTGATTTCGGACTGATCTACATGGATGCAAAACGCTATCCCTACCTTTGCGGTCACGGTACCATCGGCGCCGTTGTTACCCTGGTGAAAACAGGGGCCATCAAGGTCGCAGAAGGGGAAAATCCTATCATCATTGACACCCCTGCTGGCCCCATGACAGCCACGGCAATTGTAAACGGTCAACGCCTTGTATCCGTTGCCATCTCCATGGTGCCGGCCTTTGTTCACAGCACTGGAAATATCGTTGATGTACCGGGCTTTGGATCGCTTTCGGTTGATCTTGTCTATGCCGGCGGGTTCTTTGCCATGGTTTCATCCAGGGATACTGGCATTTCCCTTGGGGTTGAAAACGGTAAACGTCTGGTTGATCTGGGGATGAAGATCATTGATGCCGCAAACGATCAGCTCAGGGTCTTCCACCCTGAACGACCCGACGTCACCACCGTGGATGTTGCCGAGTTCTATGACCCAGACATGCACGAAACCATGGAGGGGCGCAATATCGTTGTCTATGGCGAGTCCCACATGGACAGATCTCCCTGTGGCACAGGTACCACGGCAAAGCTTGCCCTGCTGCACCACCATGGACGAATAAAGCCCCACCAGACACTGACCAACTACAGTCCCCTGAACACCTCATTTGAGGCTGAAATCATCGACCTTAAAAAAGTGGGCTCCTTTGACGCCGTTGGTGTTCAAATAAGGGGGAATGCACACATAACCGGGGTTCACCGTTTTTTCCTTGATCCGGATGACCCTTTTCAACAAGGATTTATGCTCTGA
- a CDS encoding sulfite exporter TauE/SafE family protein, translating into MLSVIVVYLILGTCAGILSGLLGIGGGLIIVPMLVASLTWQQIPEQFIMHLALGTSMATIIFTSVSSFMAHHRRGAVHWPVVRQITPGILTGTFLGSCVAARLSGSFLRGMFVVFLYYVAIQMITSKKPKPSRHIPGKAGMFGVGNIIGGVSSLVGIGGGTLSVPFMMWCNIPVHEAIGTSAAIGFPIAIAGTLGYIYNGIHEVGLPAYSIGYIYLPALAGILSASVLTAPLGVRLAHSLPVPKLKRVFAILLLVVATRMLISIF; encoded by the coding sequence ATGTTGAGTGTTATTGTTGTCTACCTCATTCTCGGTACCTGTGCCGGGATTCTGTCCGGGCTTCTTGGCATAGGCGGTGGTCTCATAATTGTTCCCATGCTGGTAGCAAGCCTCACCTGGCAGCAGATCCCGGAACAATTTATCATGCATCTTGCCCTTGGCACATCCATGGCCACCATTATTTTTACATCGGTCTCAAGTTTCATGGCCCACCACCGGCGGGGGGCGGTCCACTGGCCGGTGGTCCGGCAGATCACACCCGGCATTCTGACGGGCACCTTTCTTGGTTCCTGCGTTGCAGCAAGACTTTCAGGATCGTTTCTAAGGGGAATGTTTGTGGTGTTTCTCTATTATGTGGCCATACAGATGATCACCAGCAAGAAACCCAAACCATCAAGGCACATCCCTGGCAAGGCAGGCATGTTCGGCGTGGGCAATATCATTGGCGGGGTATCAAGCCTTGTGGGGATCGGCGGGGGAACCCTGTCCGTGCCTTTTATGATGTGGTGCAACATACCGGTCCATGAGGCCATCGGTACTTCGGCAGCCATTGGTTTTCCCATTGCCATCGCCGGAACCCTGGGATACATCTACAACGGCATACACGAAGTCGGGCTTCCAGCCTATTCCATTGGCTATATCTATCTTCCAGCCCTTGCCGGTATTTTATCTGCAAGCGTACTCACAGCACCTCTGGGTGTCCGCCTGGCCCACAGCCTGCCCGTTCCTAAACTCAAACGGGTATTTGCCATCCTCTTGCTTGTGGTGGCAACACGAATGCTGATATCAATTTTCTAA